The Synechococcus sp. RS9916 DNA segment AGATGGTCGAGGTTGGCTCCGGGGAGGGAGCGATCGGGGATTTCTCACCTTGCTCCAGGAGCTCGGAGAGCGCTACGGCACATCCAACCGGGTGGTTCTGATCGACAGCAGTGGAGGTGAAGTGGATCGTCCAAGCATGGCGGATGGCAGCTTGACAGGGATCACTGACCCTGAGGATCCCCTGCGCTTCGACGTGGTGATGCCAGGAGGACCGAAGCAATACGTCGCGTGGTTCCAACAGCTGGCCAAGACAGCCAACTAAAGCTGGGAACGGGCCACGACCCGCAACATGAAGGGCAATGCGGTGATCGACGGTTTGCCGCCGCTCACCCAAACCGCCTGATCCTCACTCCAAAGACGCTGGCCGGGAACGATCAGACGGGACTTGGACGCATGGTCGGGAAGGAAAGCAGCGACAAATCCCTTGGCCTCAACGAAGCGACGAAGATCTGGAAAGAACACCCCGTCGGCCGTTTCCAGCACCTCAAGGCGACCATCGTCCCGAAGTCCATACACAATCCTCACATCGGCCATGGTCATCGGCCCATAGACGCCCTTGTACCCGGGAGGCGTGCTGTCGAGAGGAAGCACAAACGCGTGCAAACCACCGATGAACAGGCGGTAGTCCTGATCGGCTTGCTCGGTTAAGGATCCAAAACCGAAATCCAAAACGCCGTCATGGCGAATCGCAATAAAGGCACGCCCTTCCGCTGCCGCGCGGTTGCCAGCCCGAACTGTTTGGTCACTCAGTTTGAGATCACCATGGATCACCATGCCCAGGGGTTCCTGAGGGTGGCCCTTCTCAAAGGTGGGGCCGGTGAAAAACAGCAAAGCCTCGCCATCCTCATTGGCTTCAAACTCCCGGCTCCACCCCCCGAAGAACTGCAGATCGATCCATCGAGGGTCAAGGATGACGCTGGAATAAGCGATGGTGCGCGTCGTGCCGTTGTCCTCCTCGAGCACCACCGACTGGTCAGACACAAACACCGCAATTTCAGCTCGCGGAGGGGGCAGCACCGGTGCGGGTGATTCCTTCCTGGGGCCCAGGCCCGGAAAGGATGCTGACGTCGAGTCCAACCTCGAAGTGGCAACAAGAGCCGCCAGCACGCCGAAAGCACCGGAGGTCACTGCGATCAGAACCCAGCGAACCCGCGACACCGACAGCACGACGCCCATCCCATTGGAGTCAATGTCGAACTTGGCTTTCGCGCTGTCAACAGCCAATAGGTCTTCATCACCCAGAATGGCGACAGCCCCGGACTGTGACCTGAGCCCATCTCACGCCAGCTCCACCAGTCAACGCAAGCAAGGATTTCCTGCGCTGTTCCGAAGTCAGCTGCAGACCTTGCAGGTCAACCTTGGCTACCGCTGCAATCAGAGCTGCAGCCATTGCCACGTGGATGCAGGGCCATGGCGCACCGAAATGATGGCAGCGGATCAGGTGGCTCTGATTCCCCAAGTTCTCCAGCACCTGAAGCTCAAGGTGCTGGACTTGACTGGTGGAGCTCCGGAACTGCATCCACAATTCCGTGACTTGGTCGCCGCGGCTCGCACCATGGGCGTCGAGGTCATTGATCGCTGCAACCTCACGATCCTGAACGAACCCGAACAGGAGGACTTAGCTGACTTTCTTGCCCAGCAGAAGGTGCGGGTGGTGGCCTCGCTTCCTTGCACCGAAGAAGCTCGCGTTGACCGCCAACGGGGACGTGGCGTTTTTGAACGCAGCATCGAAGGACTCAAGCAGCTCAATGCTCTTGGCTACGGGGATCCAGACGGTGATCTTTGTCTGGATCTGGTTTACAACCCCGCTGGTGCCAACCTTCCGCCAGCCCAAGCCCAACTTGAGCAGCACTACCGCCACGCACTTCTCAACGATCACGGCCTTCGCTTCAACCATCTGCTCACGATCACCAACATGGCGATCGAGCGCTTTGCCAAGGATCTAGAGCGCCAGGGGCAATTGGAGAGCTACCAACAACTGCTGCGGGACGCCTTTCGCAACGAGAACGTGTCGGCGGTGATGTGCAGGTCATTGATCAGTGTCAACTGGCTTGGTCAGCTGTTCGATTGCGACTTCAACCAGCAGTTGGGACTGGGCTGCCCAGGCAGCGTGAAAACCCTTCAAGATTTGCTTCAGGCCACGCCTGACGGACTGGCGGGGCAAACCATTGCGATCGGTGAGCACTGCTTTGGTTGCACCGCAGGAAACGGTTCGAGCTGCAGTGGAGCCCTCAACTAGGGTCAGGCGGATGCGCAGCCAGGTTGGATGAGCACTCCCACAGAGTCAGGACCCGCCCACTGCGGCAGCAAACCCAAGCGCTTCGCTGTTGGCATTGCACCTCTCGGCACGATCTCGATCGGCATCGTGCCAATGGGAGTTATCTGCATTGGTGTCGTGCCCATGGGGGTGGTGTCCATCGGCGTCGTGGCGATGGGCTTGATCAACTTTTGCGTCGTGGGCATGGGGGTTTTAGCCGTCGGGGTCAACACCATGGGGGTATGGACCGCTGGGCCCGTCAGCATGGGATTGGTGCAGCTCGGTGGCCGCTCGTCATCAGGTGGTCATGACCACCACGGTCACCATGGATCACCTGGAGAGCAGGCACGTGAAGAACTCATGGCCTACCCAACAAGAGAAGAGGCTGAGGAAGCAGCCAAACGCGTTGGGTGCGAGGGCGTTCATGCCATGGGCAAGCTCTGGATGCCTTGCGAGCATCACCCCGAAACGCATTGAAGCTGAAGAATCAACGACAGGCAGGGCAAATCCCACGCACGTTGAGCGTTGACTCGATCAGCTGGAAACCGTACTGATTGGCAGCCGTCTCGCCGGCATGGATCACCGGCGCACTCTCAAATTCCTCGGTACGACCGCAGCGAATGCAGACCAGGTGATGGTGATCGCGGTGGTCACCGGAGAGAAGCTCAAAACGCCGGCCGGCCTCGCTCAACTCCAGCTCTTGGAGAAACCCCATCTCCACCAGCAGGCGCAGGGTGCGGTAGATGGTGGCGAGGGAAACCTTCGACTCCTCATCGAGAAGCTGCTGATGCACGTCTTCAGCACTGAGATGGCGCCCTGCACCCATCCGCTCGAACAGTTCCAGGATGCGCAGCCGCTGTGGAGTCAGCCGACGACCGTCCTGATGAAGGCCGCGTTGCAAAGGTTCTTGTGCCGGTGTCGAAGACGCCCCAGTTGCCATCGACAGCAAATTCGACCTTCTCAATAGTAATCACTAATGAGAGCCGATGCCCGAATTCGACACTCCTTCACCCTTGACCGAACCACGGGAGGACACCCTATGGTGCTGTGTCTTTTTTGATTAGCCCTTGCTGAAAAGTCTGAGCGGATCATGGGACGTACTGATGCGCTGCTTGGCCAGTGCGTTGTTTTTGCTAGCCCATGGACTGCTCGTACTGGAGCATGTGGCCATGGGGACAGCCCTGCATGGCGTGGCTGAACTGTTTCTTGCGCCTTGGGCCCTGCGGCACCGCGCTTGGGACATCATCGTAATTGGCGTGATCTTCTGCGTGTTTGACCTTTGGGGCACGGTGCGGCTCACTGCACTCTTTGGCTGATCAGGACACATCACTCCGAAACAGACAGGGTCTCCACCCACCAGCGCTTCACCACGCCTCCCAACTGATTGGAGTTCTGCGATCGATCGATCGATGGGGTCGTCACCACCGACAGCTGACGACCATTGCGGTGGTAATCGAAGCGGCAATAACCCTGGCCCGTGCCTGAACATGC contains these protein-coding regions:
- the arsS gene encoding arsenosugar biosynthesis radical SAM (seleno)protein ArsS (Some members of this family are selenoproteins.), translating into MATAPDCDLSPSHASSTSQRKQGFPALFRSQLQTLQVNLGYRCNQSCSHCHVDAGPWRTEMMAADQVALIPQVLQHLKLKVLDLTGGAPELHPQFRDLVAAARTMGVEVIDRCNLTILNEPEQEDLADFLAQQKVRVVASLPCTEEARVDRQRGRGVFERSIEGLKQLNALGYGDPDGDLCLDLVYNPAGANLPPAQAQLEQHYRHALLNDHGLRFNHLLTITNMAIERFAKDLERQGQLESYQQLLRDAFRNENVSAVMCRSLISVNWLGQLFDCDFNQQLGLGCPGSVKTLQDLLQATPDGLAGQTIAIGEHCFGCTAGNGSSCSGALN
- a CDS encoding Fur family transcriptional regulator, with the protein product MATGASSTPAQEPLQRGLHQDGRRLTPQRLRILELFERMGAGRHLSAEDVHQQLLDEESKVSLATIYRTLRLLVEMGFLQELELSEAGRRFELLSGDHRDHHHLVCIRCGRTEEFESAPVIHAGETAANQYGFQLIESTLNVRGICPACR